In Miniphocaeibacter halophilus, the following proteins share a genomic window:
- a CDS encoding PH domain-containing protein produces the protein MIINTILISLLVNIIAIFIFFIRYSTLNKKYYIGKNNINNTGDFYDYFGYNNPYDNRIFVEKKVSIGMTINTGTLKGRITVLGILLSTFLLIFFSMFATGTSDFNYDLNNSYLKVSSNIYKDEIKLKDIKNIEFEKIKEFPKGYRSNGGSNSKQNFGSFKFEEWGSVRLYSYNDNDFHIVVDTKNQKYIFNESTKKETEELYNSIRGKLE, from the coding sequence TTGATTATAAATACAATATTAATTTCACTGCTTGTTAATATTATTGCTATATTCATTTTTTTCATTAGGTATAGCACATTAAATAAAAAATATTATATTGGTAAAAATAATATAAATAACACCGGAGACTTTTATGACTATTTTGGATACAACAATCCCTATGACAATAGAATATTTGTGGAGAAAAAAGTTTCAATAGGTATGACTATAAATACAGGAACTTTAAAAGGTAGAATTACAGTGTTAGGAATTTTGCTTTCGACCTTTTTGCTTATATTCTTTTCAATGTTTGCAACTGGAACAAGTGATTTCAATTATGATTTAAATAATAGTTATTTAAAAGTGTCTTCTAATATCTACAAGGATGAAATTAAATTAAAGGATATAAAGAATATAGAATTTGAAAAAATAAAGGAATTCCCTAAAGGATATAGGTCAAATGGAGGAAGTAATTCAAAACAAAATTTTGGAAGTTTTAAATTTGAAGAATGGGGAAGCGTTAGACTGTATTCCTACAATGACAATGATTTTCATATTGTAGTTGATACTAAGAATCAGAAATATATTTTTAATGAAAGTACAAAAAAGGAAACGGAAGAGCTATATAATTCCATAAGGGGTAAATTAGAGTAA
- a CDS encoding GntR family transcriptional regulator, translated as MIIKLNMQSSTPVYLQLRNEIIKRIASKEINPGEKLPTVRDMAKQVGLNPMTVNKTYQILKEEGIVRTEGRNGVTVREDIVANELFLSKLNNEVELMVTESIVRGFSIEKIIEMINNTTKEYGEVK; from the coding sequence ATGATTATAAAATTAAATATGCAATCCAGCACTCCTGTGTATTTACAGTTAAGAAATGAAATTATAAAGAGGATTGCTAGTAAAGAAATAAATCCGGGAGAAAAACTTCCAACAGTTAGGGATATGGCTAAACAAGTTGGTCTTAATCCAATGACTGTAAACAAAACCTATCAGATTTTAAAAGAAGAAGGTATTGTAAGAACAGAAGGAAGAAATGGTGTTACAGTAAGAGAGGACATTGTAGCTAATGAATTGTTTTTATCAAAACTAAATAATGAAGTGGAACTTATGGTAACAGAGTCAATAGTTAGAGGTTTCAGTATAGAGAAAATAATAGAGATGATTAATAATACTACTAAAGAATACGGAGAGGTAAAATAG
- the lon gene encoding endopeptidase La, with amino-acid sequence MNKNITYEVKNIRLPIIPMRGIWIFPNTIIHFDVGRDISINALNESMIKDSLIFLTAQKDASIDEPKIGDFYDTGVIAEIKQTLKLPNGNMRILVEGISRAEAKEFIFEDNYIQAELKEYVYNEEKVVLDDNLKAITRLVVNDAKEYISLNPNISTEMILPILEQDDPSRLADIVASYINLEGDDYFNIIKELDIYKRLEILHGILLKEIEYLKIEEEINKKVSKQISKNQREYYLKEQLMAIRQELGEDDDEEIAFKYTEQLKKLKLNKKSEEHVLKEINRLNILSPGSPDVNVIRSYVEEILSLPWNKTTKEKYDIKKARDILEEDHYGLEDVKERVLEFIAVKKMTKGLKGPILCLVGPPGVGKTSIVKSIARATNRNFVSMRLGGVRDEAEIRGHRKTYIGAMPGRIIKLMEDAGTTNPVFLLDEIDKLSSDFRGDPASALLEVLDPAQNDAFIDNYIEIPFDLSKVMFVTTANSLNTIPAALLDRMEIIRISGYTEFEKLNIAEKYLIPKQVKEHGLKPNQFSISTDSVKKMITNYTREAGVRNLERLISKAVRKAVMDIVEKNKKAVRISLRNLEKYIGNVKIVDDDIPKEDMVGVVNGLAWTETGGEILTIEATVMEGSGKVQLTGMLGDVMKESAMAAVSFIRSNQEKLGIKGEFYKNKDIHLHFPEGAVPKDGPSAGVSIITALVSALSGKKVSHDIAMTGEITLRGRVLPIGGVKEKVLAANRYGIKNIILPKANEKDVELIPNKVRKLLQFSYVETIDEVLNLAIKES; translated from the coding sequence ATGAATAAAAATATTACTTATGAAGTAAAAAATATTAGATTACCTATTATACCAATGAGAGGTATATGGATATTTCCTAATACTATTATTCATTTTGATGTAGGAAGGGATATTTCTATAAATGCATTAAATGAATCTATGATAAAAGATTCATTGATTTTTTTAACGGCACAAAAAGATGCTAGTATTGATGAACCTAAAATAGGTGATTTTTATGACACTGGCGTTATTGCAGAAATAAAACAGACCTTAAAACTACCTAATGGCAATATGAGAATATTGGTCGAAGGAATAAGTAGGGCAGAAGCGAAAGAATTTATTTTTGAAGATAATTACATTCAAGCAGAGCTAAAAGAATATGTTTATAACGAAGAAAAAGTTGTACTTGATGATAATTTAAAAGCTATTACTAGATTAGTAGTAAATGATGCCAAAGAATATATTAGTTTAAATCCAAATATTTCAACAGAAATGATATTGCCAATACTGGAACAGGATGATCCAAGTCGTTTAGCTGATATTGTTGCTTCCTATATAAACCTAGAAGGCGATGACTATTTTAATATAATAAAAGAACTGGATATTTATAAAAGACTTGAAATATTACATGGTATCTTATTAAAAGAAATCGAATATTTAAAAATCGAAGAAGAAATTAATAAAAAAGTTTCTAAACAAATTAGTAAAAACCAAAGGGAATATTATTTAAAAGAACAATTAATGGCTATTAGACAGGAATTAGGCGAAGATGATGACGAAGAAATAGCTTTTAAATATACAGAACAATTAAAAAAATTAAAATTAAATAAAAAGTCAGAAGAGCACGTATTAAAAGAAATAAATAGATTGAATATCCTTTCACCTGGAAGTCCGGATGTAAATGTAATTCGTTCCTATGTTGAAGAAATATTAAGTTTGCCTTGGAATAAAACTACAAAAGAAAAATATGACATTAAAAAGGCAAGAGATATTCTAGAAGAGGACCACTATGGACTGGAAGATGTTAAAGAAAGAGTATTGGAATTTATTGCAGTTAAAAAAATGACAAAGGGTTTAAAGGGGCCAATATTATGTTTAGTTGGACCACCGGGAGTAGGTAAAACATCAATTGTAAAATCCATAGCTAGAGCTACAAATAGAAACTTTGTTAGTATGCGATTAGGTGGAGTTAGAGATGAGGCTGAAATTAGAGGTCATAGAAAAACCTATATTGGGGCTATGCCTGGTAGAATAATTAAGCTAATGGAAGATGCTGGTACAACAAATCCGGTATTTTTACTAGATGAAATAGATAAACTGTCCTCAGATTTTAGAGGGGATCCTGCATCTGCTTTATTAGAGGTTTTAGACCCTGCTCAAAATGACGCTTTTATAGATAACTATATTGAAATTCCATTTGATTTATCTAAAGTAATGTTTGTTACTACAGCAAACTCATTAAATACCATTCCAGCAGCCTTGCTAGATAGAATGGAAATAATAAGAATTTCCGGCTATACTGAATTTGAAAAACTAAATATTGCTGAAAAATATTTAATACCTAAACAAGTTAAAGAGCATGGCTTAAAACCAAATCAGTTTTCAATTTCAACAGATTCTGTTAAGAAAATGATTACAAATTATACAAGAGAAGCAGGAGTTAGAAATTTAGAAAGATTAATTTCTAAGGCTGTAAGAAAAGCTGTAATGGATATAGTGGAAAAAAATAAAAAAGCTGTTAGAATTTCCTTGAGAAATTTGGAAAAATATATAGGTAATGTGAAAATTGTTGATGATGACATTCCTAAAGAAGACATGGTAGGAGTAGTTAATGGACTTGCTTGGACTGAAACAGGTGGAGAAATATTAACTATTGAAGCAACTGTTATGGAAGGTAGCGGAAAAGTACAATTAACCGGCATGCTTGGGGACGTAATGAAAGAATCGGCTATGGCTGCAGTATCCTTTATAAGAAGTAACCAAGAAAAATTAGGAATAAAAGGTGAGTTTTATAAAAATAAGGATATTCATCTACATTTCCCTGAAGGAGCTGTACCAAAAGATGGACCATCGGCAGGTGTTTCAATTATTACGGCTTTAGTTTCGGCCTTATCAGGTAAGAAAGTAAGCCATGACATTGCCATGACAGGAGAAATTACCTTAAGGGGTAGAGTCTTACCAATTGGTGGAGTTAAAGAAAAAGTATTAGCAGCAAACCGATATGGAATAAAAAATATTATACTACCAAAGGCCAATGAAAAAGATGTAGAGTTAATTCCAAATAAAGTAAGAAAATTATTACAATTTTCTTATGTTGAAACTATTGATGAAGTATTAAATTTAGCTATTAAAGAATCATAA
- the clpX gene encoding ATP-dependent Clp protease ATP-binding subunit ClpX: MSEIEEKKISCSFCGKTSDEVNRLIAGPNVYICDECVKLCNDIIEDEIFKEKGASHLDEKLYKPIEMKKILDQYVIQQEVGKKALSVAVYNHYKRINSNYNNTDIELQKSNILLIGPTGSGKTLLAQTLAKTLDVPFAIADATSLTEAGYVGEDVENVILKLVQAADYDIERAERGIIYIDEIDKITRKSANPSITRDVSGEGVQQALLKIIEGMVANVPPQGGRKHPHQEYIQIDTTNILFIFGGAFEGIEKIIEQRKETKSIGFGADIRDRKESKIGELIKDIRQEDLLKYGLIPELIGRIPVIVTLEELDIDSLMRILVEPKNAIVKQYEELFKMDNVELTFTEEGLKAIAQKAFDRKTGARGLRSIIEETLMDIMFEIPSREDVKEVIIDADTIIKGSEPKLVFNKK, from the coding sequence ATGTCAGAAATAGAAGAAAAAAAGATTAGTTGTTCTTTTTGTGGAAAAACTTCTGATGAGGTTAATAGATTAATAGCAGGACCAAATGTTTATATTTGTGACGAATGCGTTAAACTATGTAACGATATAATTGAGGATGAAATTTTTAAAGAAAAAGGAGCTTCTCACTTAGATGAGAAGCTTTATAAACCTATAGAAATGAAAAAAATTCTTGACCAATATGTTATTCAACAAGAAGTAGGAAAGAAAGCTTTATCTGTAGCTGTTTATAATCATTACAAGAGAATAAATAGCAATTACAACAATACGGATATTGAACTTCAAAAGTCCAATATATTATTAATTGGCCCAACAGGATCCGGTAAAACTCTATTGGCACAGACTTTAGCTAAAACATTAGATGTACCTTTTGCAATTGCAGATGCAACATCTCTTACTGAAGCTGGTTATGTTGGCGAAGATGTGGAAAATGTAATATTAAAATTAGTCCAAGCAGCTGATTATGATATTGAAAGAGCTGAACGTGGCATTATCTATATAGATGAAATAGATAAAATTACAAGAAAATCGGCTAATCCTTCCATTACCAGAGATGTTAGTGGTGAAGGAGTTCAACAAGCATTGTTGAAAATCATAGAAGGCATGGTTGCAAATGTTCCACCTCAAGGTGGAAGAAAACATCCTCATCAAGAGTATATACAAATCGATACAACAAATATATTATTTATTTTTGGTGGTGCCTTTGAAGGCATTGAAAAAATTATTGAACAAAGAAAAGAGACAAAATCTATCGGCTTTGGAGCTGATATTAGAGATAGAAAAGAATCAAAAATTGGAGAACTAATTAAAGATATTAGACAGGAAGACTTATTAAAATATGGTTTAATACCAGAATTAATAGGTAGAATTCCGGTTATAGTAACCTTAGAAGAATTGGATATTGATTCTCTTATGAGAATATTAGTTGAACCTAAAAATGCAATAGTAAAACAATACGAAGAATTGTTTAAAATGGATAATGTTGAATTAACATTTACAGAAGAAGGTTTAAAGGCTATTGCACAGAAAGCTTTTGACCGTAAAACTGGAGCTAGAGGATTAAGGTCCATTATTGAAGAAACCCTAATGGATATTATGTTTGAAATACCTTCTAGAGAAGATGTTAAAGAGGTTATTATAGATGCAGATACTATAATTAAAGGTTCAGAACCAAAGTTGGTTTTTAATAAAAAATAA
- the clpP gene encoding ATP-dependent Clp endopeptidase proteolytic subunit ClpP has product MALVPMVVEQTNRGERSYDIFSRLLKDRIIFISGEINNVMADLVVAQLLFLESEDPKKDIQIYINSPGGSVSAGFAIYDTMQYVKCDVSTICIGMAASMGAFLLAAGTKGKRFSLPNADIMIHQPLGGAQGQAEDIRIQAEKILKTRARLNDILAERTGQPLEIIEKDTDRDNYMDAKEAKEYGLIDEVIDKSK; this is encoded by the coding sequence ATGGCATTAGTACCAATGGTAGTAGAGCAAACAAATAGAGGGGAAAGATCTTATGATATTTTTTCCAGACTATTAAAAGATAGAATAATTTTTATAAGTGGAGAAATTAATAATGTTATGGCTGATTTAGTTGTAGCACAATTACTTTTTTTAGAATCTGAAGATCCTAAAAAAGATATTCAAATATATATTAATTCTCCAGGTGGTTCAGTTAGTGCAGGATTTGCCATATATGATACAATGCAATATGTTAAATGTGATGTAAGTACAATTTGTATTGGTATGGCTGCAAGTATGGGAGCATTTTTACTTGCTGCAGGTACTAAGGGAAAGAGATTTTCTTTACCAAATGCAGATATAATGATTCACCAACCATTAGGTGGAGCACAAGGACAAGCTGAAGATATTAGAATTCAAGCTGAAAAAATATTAAAAACAAGAGCAAGATTAAATGATATCCTAGCTGAAAGAACTGGACAACCATTAGAGATTATTGAAAAAGACACAGATAGAGATAATTATATGGATGCTAAGGAAGCAAAGGAATATGGATTAATAGACGAAGTTATAGACAAGTCTAAATAG
- the tig gene encoding trigger factor encodes MSAVLVNKEKNRAVFTVEVAQNKFEEAIQKAYIKNKKRFSIPGFRKGKVPRKIIELNYGEGIFYEDAINILLPEVYEEALNELDLDPVDNPEIDIDELNRENPVKIKFEVDVKPEPKLGDYSNLEAELESYEVKEEDIERVINSALESNSRLVSIEDREVKDKDIVNIDFAGKLDGELFPGGQAENYELTIGSNTFIPGFEEQIIGKKIGEEFEVNVTFPEDYQEETLKGKDVVFEVKLNSIQEKVLPELDDEFVKDVSEFDTLEEYRNNIKIDLEEQNESRKKIDKENKAIEALIDVMEVEIPDSMVKNEIEREYEDFLYRIQGMGLNAEQYFSITNTSEEDTKEELKPNAERKVKSDLAIEALIEAEGIEASDEEVDKELNELAEQYDSKNKDKFIKNMKKSGNLEIIAENVKKKKAVDKLVSMVNFKEESK; translated from the coding sequence ATGAGCGCAGTTTTAGTAAATAAAGAAAAAAATAGAGCAGTGTTTACTGTGGAAGTAGCACAAAATAAATTTGAAGAAGCTATACAAAAAGCTTATATTAAAAATAAAAAAAGATTTTCAATACCAGGATTTAGAAAGGGAAAGGTACCTAGAAAAATAATTGAACTGAATTATGGCGAAGGTATTTTTTATGAAGATGCTATAAATATATTATTACCAGAAGTATACGAAGAAGCATTAAATGAATTGGATTTAGATCCAGTAGATAATCCGGAAATTGATATCGATGAATTAAATAGGGAAAACCCTGTTAAAATAAAATTTGAAGTTGATGTAAAGCCAGAACCTAAATTAGGCGATTACAGTAATCTTGAAGCAGAATTAGAATCCTATGAAGTTAAAGAAGAGGATATTGAAAGAGTTATTAATAGTGCTTTAGAATCTAATTCAAGATTAGTTAGTATAGAAGATAGAGAAGTAAAGGACAAAGACATTGTTAATATAGATTTTGCAGGAAAACTAGATGGAGAATTATTTCCAGGTGGACAGGCTGAAAATTATGAATTAACAATTGGTTCAAATACATTTATACCGGGATTTGAAGAACAGATAATAGGTAAGAAAATTGGAGAGGAATTTGAAGTTAATGTAACCTTCCCTGAAGATTACCAAGAGGAAACTTTAAAGGGAAAAGATGTAGTATTTGAAGTTAAATTAAATTCCATACAAGAAAAAGTTTTACCTGAATTAGATGATGAATTTGTTAAAGATGTTTCAGAATTTGATACTTTAGAAGAATATAGAAATAACATAAAAATTGATTTAGAAGAACAAAACGAATCTAGAAAAAAAATAGATAAAGAAAATAAAGCTATAGAAGCCTTAATTGATGTAATGGAAGTTGAAATACCAGATTCAATGGTAAAAAATGAAATTGAAAGAGAATATGAAGATTTCCTTTATAGAATACAAGGAATGGGCTTAAATGCAGAACAGTATTTTTCCATTACTAACACTTCAGAAGAAGATACTAAAGAAGAATTAAAACCTAATGCAGAAAGAAAAGTAAAATCTGACTTAGCTATAGAAGCTTTAATTGAAGCTGAAGGTATAGAAGCTTCTGATGAAGAAGTAGATAAAGAATTAAATGAATTAGCAGAACAATATGATTCAAAAAATAAAGATAAATTCATTAAAAATATGAAAAAATCAGGTAACTTAGAAATTATTGCTGAAAATGTTAAAAAGAAAAAAGCAGTAGATAAACTTGTTAGTATGGTCAACTTTAAAGAGGAATCTAAATAA